A genomic segment from uncultured Marinifilum sp. encodes:
- a CDS encoding ROK family protein, translated as MKKVVLGIDIGGTNTVFGCIDEEGKCLLTGNIPTQKHEDINNYLDELFDNVNSVLDKSREKLEIIGVGIGAPNASYYSGTIENAANLRWKGSVPLVDLVKKRIDVPVIITNDANAAAMGEKVFGAAKEMNNFMVITLGTGLGSGIIVNGDLLYGHDGFAGEVGHMIVRKSGRECGCGRKGCLETYVSATGVKRTVYKLLARHLGESELRDIPFSQLTAKMVAEAAWRGDLVAKETFSYTAKMLGEVLANVVAVTSPEAIFLFGGLTKAGDILFDPVRETLEKELLSIYRNKIKVLPSGIKDNAAVLGAAALIWNKN; from the coding sequence ATGAAAAAAGTTGTTTTAGGTATTGATATAGGTGGAACTAATACTGTTTTTGGTTGTATCGACGAGGAAGGAAAATGTTTACTTACTGGAAATATACCCACTCAAAAGCATGAAGATATAAATAACTATTTGGATGAGTTATTTGATAATGTGAACAGTGTTCTTGATAAATCGAGAGAGAAGCTGGAAATAATTGGAGTAGGAATTGGAGCGCCTAATGCAAGTTATTATTCGGGTACTATTGAAAATGCTGCTAACTTAAGATGGAAGGGTAGTGTACCTTTGGTTGATTTGGTTAAAAAAAGAATTGATGTTCCCGTTATTATTACTAACGATGCCAATGCGGCAGCCATGGGCGAGAAGGTATTTGGTGCAGCTAAAGAGATGAATAATTTTATGGTGATTACATTGGGAACCGGATTGGGGAGTGGAATCATCGTTAATGGCGATCTTTTATACGGACACGATGGTTTTGCTGGTGAAGTAGGACACATGATTGTGCGCAAAAGCGGGAGAGAATGCGGCTGTGGAAGAAAAGGATGTTTAGAAACTTATGTTTCGGCAACGGGAGTTAAAAGAACTGTTTATAAATTGTTGGCTCGCCATTTAGGCGAAAGCGAATTAAGAGATATTCCTTTTAGTCAACTAACAGCTAAAATGGTTGCCGAGGCAGCATGGCGAGGAGATTTAGTAGCAAAGGAAACTTTTTCTTATACAGCAAAAATGTTAGGCGAAGTTTTGGCAAATGTTGTGGCTGTAACCAGTCCCGAAGCTATATTTCTTTTTGGAGGTTTAACCAAGGCAGGAGATATTCTGTTCGATCCGGTTCGTGAAACATTAGAAAAAGAATTGCTTTCCATATACAGGAATAAAATTAAAGTATTACCCTCTGGCATAAAAGATAATGCTGCTGTATTAGGTGCTGCTGCATTAATATGGAATAAAAATTAA
- a CDS encoding sugar MFS transporter — protein sequence MVSINTNVTSNNYSSKAGMNFKGALALLTSLFFMWGFLTCMNDILIPHLRGLFDLSITQAMLVQFTFFGAYFLMSLPAGWIIGKIGYKMGIVTGLGVAGLGALLFYPAAALLSYGFFLGALFILASGIVVLQVAANPYVAELGTPETASSRLNLTQGFNALGTTVAPIFGGWLILDNVSQDINSKAEAVQLPYVGLALALVIIALVFAFVKLPKIQDTEEAKAEGSAWKFRHLVLGALGIFTYVGAEVSIGSTLVMYFGDEGLHLFGEADATKYLSIFWGGAMVGRFIGSAVMQKISASKVLAFNAVMVVVLIVTSMLTSGYVALWSIVLVGLFNSIMFPTIFTLAIDGLGKHTSQGSGILCLAIVGGAVVPMIMGMLADSFGLANSFIVAILCYAYILFYALKGHKHSN from the coding sequence ATGGTATCTATTAATACGAATGTAACATCTAATAATTATTCTTCTAAAGCGGGAATGAATTTTAAAGGTGCTTTAGCACTTCTTACTTCCTTATTTTTTATGTGGGGATTTCTTACCTGTATGAATGATATTCTAATTCCACATTTAAGGGGATTGTTCGATTTAAGCATTACACAGGCAATGTTGGTTCAGTTTACATTTTTTGGTGCTTATTTTTTAATGTCGCTTCCAGCAGGTTGGATTATTGGAAAAATAGGTTATAAAATGGGTATCGTAACAGGATTAGGAGTTGCTGGTTTAGGAGCATTATTGTTTTATCCTGCTGCAGCTTTATTATCTTATGGCTTTTTCTTAGGGGCTTTATTTATTTTAGCCTCTGGTATTGTAGTGCTTCAGGTAGCAGCTAATCCCTATGTTGCCGAGTTGGGAACACCTGAAACTGCATCGAGCCGATTAAATTTAACACAAGGATTTAATGCACTGGGAACTACTGTTGCTCCAATTTTTGGTGGATGGCTAATATTAGATAATGTAAGTCAGGATATAAACAGTAAGGCCGAGGCGGTGCAGTTGCCTTATGTTGGTTTGGCTTTGGCTTTGGTGATTATTGCTTTGGTTTTTGCTTTTGTAAAATTGCCTAAAATTCAGGATACAGAAGAAGCTAAAGCCGAAGGTTCTGCCTGGAAATTTCGCCATCTTGTTTTAGGAGCTCTTGGAATTTTTACTTACGTAGGAGCAGAGGTATCAATAGGTAGTACATTGGTAATGTATTTTGGCGATGAAGGATTACATTTATTTGGCGAAGCAGATGCAACCAAATACCTTTCTATTTTTTGGGGGGGAGCAATGGTAGGTCGTTTTATCGGATCAGCAGTAATGCAAAAAATATCAGCATCAAAAGTATTGGCATTTAATGCAGTAATGGTTGTTGTATTAATTGTAACAAGTATGTTAACAAGTGGTTATGTTGCCCTTTGGAGTATTGTTTTGGTTGGATTATTTAACTCTATCATGTTTCCAACAATATTTACGTTAGCCATTGATGGATTAGGAAAACATACCAGTCAGGGCTCAGGAATTTTATGTCTGGCAATTGTTGGTGGAGCGGTTGTTCCTATGATTATGGGAATGTTAGCAGATAGTTTTGGATTAGCCAATTCTTTTATTGTTGCCATTTTATGTTATGCTTATATATTGTTTTATGCTTTAAAAGGACATAAACATTCGAATTAA